The Chryseobacterium sp. 52 genome includes a region encoding these proteins:
- a CDS encoding bifunctional UDP-3-O-[3-hydroxymyristoyl] N-acetylglucosamine deacetylase/3-hydroxyacyl-ACP dehydratase: MSDMQKTLQEEVTLSGIGLHTGKEVKLTIKPAKENTGFVFVRTDLEGNPQVEADVNYVVATERGTTLEKLGVKITTCEHLLAALVGCDIDNAILEMDASEPPILDGSSKFFVEAIESVGVAEQNIAREYLVIKEVLSYADPASGSEITIIPSDTYEVTTMVDFGTKVLGTQNATLKNISEFKDEISSARTFSFLHELEMLLDHGLIRGGDISNAIVYVDKDLTPETTEKLKKAFGKDNVSIRPNGILDNLTLNYPNEAARHKLLDVIGDLALAGVKIKGKVIANKPGHYVNTQFAKKLNRQWKLQKKKNVPDFDLTKEPVFDINGIMRLMPHRPPFLLIDKILELSDSHVVGLKNVTMNEPFFVGHFPKEPVMPGVLQVEALAQTGGILVLASVPDPENYSTYFIKIDKVKFKRKVVPGDTMIFKIELIEPIRRGIVHMQGYGYVGDTVAVEAELMAQVAKNKVD; the protein is encoded by the coding sequence ATGAGTGATATGCAAAAAACACTCCAGGAAGAAGTAACGCTTTCTGGAATTGGCCTTCATACAGGTAAAGAAGTAAAACTTACCATCAAACCGGCAAAAGAAAATACCGGTTTTGTGTTCGTGAGAACAGATCTGGAGGGAAATCCTCAGGTAGAAGCTGATGTTAATTATGTAGTAGCAACAGAAAGAGGAACCACATTAGAAAAGCTAGGCGTAAAAATTACTACCTGTGAGCACCTTTTGGCTGCTTTAGTGGGCTGCGATATAGACAATGCTATTCTGGAAATGGATGCTTCAGAACCTCCAATTTTGGATGGATCTTCAAAATTCTTTGTTGAAGCTATTGAAAGTGTAGGCGTTGCAGAGCAGAACATAGCTAGGGAATATCTGGTGATTAAAGAAGTACTGAGCTATGCAGATCCTGCATCCGGTTCAGAAATTACCATTATTCCTTCAGATACTTATGAAGTAACAACTATGGTAGATTTTGGAACCAAAGTATTGGGAACCCAAAATGCTACCCTTAAAAATATTTCCGAATTTAAAGACGAAATCTCTTCTGCGAGAACATTCAGCTTTTTACATGAGCTGGAAATGTTATTGGATCACGGATTGATCAGAGGAGGAGATATCTCTAATGCGATTGTGTATGTAGATAAGGATCTCACTCCTGAAACCACAGAGAAACTGAAAAAAGCATTCGGAAAAGACAATGTTTCTATCAGACCGAACGGTATTCTTGATAATCTTACCTTAAACTATCCTAACGAAGCTGCAAGACATAAATTACTGGACGTAATTGGTGATCTGGCATTGGCAGGTGTGAAAATAAAAGGTAAAGTAATTGCAAACAAACCGGGGCACTATGTGAATACCCAGTTTGCAAAAAAACTGAACCGTCAGTGGAAACTTCAGAAAAAGAAAAACGTGCCTGATTTTGATCTTACTAAAGAACCGGTTTTTGATATCAACGGGATTATGCGCCTTATGCCGCACAGACCTCCGTTTTTATTGATCGACAAAATTCTGGAACTTTCAGACTCTCATGTTGTAGGTCTGAAAAATGTTACCATGAATGAGCCTTTCTTTGTAGGACATTTCCCTAAAGAGCCTGTAATGCCTGGCGTTCTTCAGGTAGAAGCTTTGGCACAGACAGGAGGTATTCTTGTATTGGCAAGTGTTCCGGATCCTGAAAATTATTCTACTTATTTTATCAAAATAGATAAAGTGAAATTCAAGAGAAAAGTAGTGCCGGGAGATACTATGATTTTCAAAATTGAATTAATAGAACCGATCAGAAGAGGTATTGTTCATATGCAGGGATACGGATATGTGGGAGATACTGTAGCAGTAGAAGCAGAATTAATGGCTCAAGTTGCAAAAAATAAAGTTGATTAA
- the lpxD gene encoding UDP-3-O-(3-hydroxymyristoyl)glucosamine N-acyltransferase: protein MEFTASQIASFIDGQIIGDESTVITGVSPIENGESGHLSFIAQDRFSHFLDTSKCSVIIVSEKLIDKNNYNPTLIVVKDAYLSFQILMNLYQEMQGRKEGIETGSSIHDTAVIGEKAYIGAFTYVSEKAKIGEGTQIYPQVYIGKGVKIGKNCKIDSGARIYDYCIIGDNCVIHSNTVVGGDGFGFQPTAEGFKKIPQLGNVIIEDDVEIGSNCSIDRATIGSTIIGKGTKIDNLIQIAHNVKIGQNNVIAAQAGIAGSTTIGDWNQIGGQVGVVGHIKIGNQVKIQAQSGVNSSVNDKETLYGSPAISYNDYLRNYVHFRNFTEIVRRINNLEDTSKDKTNE, encoded by the coding sequence ATGGAATTTACAGCTTCGCAAATTGCAAGTTTTATTGACGGACAAATAATAGGCGACGAAAGTACGGTTATTACAGGGGTTTCACCAATTGAGAATGGTGAATCAGGGCATCTTTCCTTTATAGCACAGGATCGATTTTCTCACTTTTTAGATACCTCAAAATGCTCCGTTATTATTGTTTCGGAAAAACTTATTGATAAAAATAATTATAATCCTACCTTAATTGTGGTCAAGGATGCATACCTTTCTTTTCAGATTTTAATGAATCTGTATCAGGAAATGCAGGGAAGAAAAGAAGGAATCGAAACCGGTTCTTCTATTCATGATACTGCAGTGATTGGAGAAAAGGCCTACATCGGAGCATTTACCTATGTTTCGGAGAAAGCCAAGATCGGAGAAGGGACGCAGATTTATCCGCAGGTGTATATCGGTAAAGGAGTAAAGATCGGCAAAAACTGTAAAATTGACAGTGGAGCCAGAATCTATGACTACTGTATTATCGGAGACAACTGTGTGATTCACTCTAATACAGTAGTGGGTGGCGATGGATTTGGATTTCAGCCTACCGCAGAAGGATTTAAAAAAATTCCGCAGCTGGGAAATGTGATTATCGAAGACGATGTGGAAATTGGTTCGAACTGTAGCATCGACAGAGCTACCATTGGTTCTACTATCATTGGAAAAGGAACGAAAATCGATAATCTGATCCAGATTGCTCATAATGTGAAAATCGGACAGAACAACGTTATTGCGGCACAGGCCGGAATTGCAGGATCTACTACGATTGGAGACTGGAACCAGATTGGCGGACAGGTAGGTGTGGTTGGACATATCAAAATTGGTAACCAGGTGAAAATTCAGGCTCAGAGTGGCGTGAATTCCAGCGTTAATGATAAAGAAACATTGTATGGATCCCCGGCGATAAGCTACAATGACTATCTTAGAAACTATGTGCATTTCAGAAATTTTACTGAAATTGTACGAAGAATAAATAATCTTGAGGATACCTCAAAAGATAAAACTAATGAGTGA
- a CDS encoding HD domain-containing protein, whose amino-acid sequence MQNKLKIINDPVHGFIRIPHEILFDVIEHPYFQRLRRIGQTGLLNLIFPGATHTRFHHALGAMHLMFTALETLRQKGVKITEEEEKGAMLAILMHDIGHGPFSHALENMLMDDWHHEKLSLLLMNKLNEEFEGQLSVAIEMFQGQYHRKFFNQLISSQLDVDRLDYLNRDSFFTGVSEGNINTQRIISMMNVCGEGELVIDAKGVYSIENFLTARMFMYWQVYYHKTSALAEFLLVKILERAKYLISEGMDLPAGENLKYFLNREKSSATDEDIFRFTQLDDNDIIHAMKSWQDSEDFILAYWCKCVIQRNLPKTIISTHPFKPEFIEEKIKKTNEFFGINNGKELVHEIKRKLLPYDTEKQPIYLLQKDGKKIRLEESQDQLLSGLMVHKTARYILTFPRDISNIIS is encoded by the coding sequence ATGCAGAACAAGCTAAAAATCATCAACGATCCTGTTCATGGTTTCATCAGAATTCCACACGAAATTTTATTTGATGTTATTGAACATCCCTATTTTCAGAGATTGCGAAGAATTGGTCAGACCGGACTTCTGAATCTGATCTTTCCGGGAGCTACCCATACAAGATTTCATCATGCACTGGGAGCGATGCATCTTATGTTTACGGCATTAGAAACGCTGCGACAGAAAGGGGTTAAAATTACAGAAGAGGAAGAAAAAGGAGCGATGCTTGCCATTCTTATGCATGATATTGGACACGGGCCATTTTCCCACGCACTGGAAAATATGCTGATGGATGACTGGCATCACGAAAAACTTTCTTTGCTTTTGATGAATAAGTTGAATGAAGAGTTTGAAGGACAACTTTCTGTAGCCATCGAAATGTTTCAGGGGCAGTACCACAGGAAATTTTTCAACCAGCTTATCTCATCTCAGCTTGACGTCGACAGGCTGGATTATCTGAATAGAGACAGCTTTTTTACCGGAGTTTCAGAAGGAAATATTAATACCCAGAGAATTATTTCCATGATGAATGTTTGCGGCGAGGGAGAACTGGTGATTGATGCTAAAGGCGTCTATTCCATTGAAAACTTCCTGACAGCCAGAATGTTTATGTACTGGCAGGTCTACTATCATAAAACATCGGCGCTGGCAGAATTTCTTTTGGTTAAAATCCTGGAAAGAGCAAAATATCTGATTTCAGAAGGAATGGATCTGCCTGCAGGTGAAAACCTGAAATACTTCCTGAACCGAGAAAAAAGTTCAGCCACTGATGAGGATATTTTTAGATTTACCCAACTTGATGATAATGATATAATTCATGCGATGAAATCCTGGCAGGATTCAGAAGATTTTATTCTTGCGTATTGGTGCAAATGTGTGATTCAAAGAAATCTTCCGAAAACGATTATTTCCACCCATCCTTTTAAACCTGAATTTATTGAAGAAAAAATAAAAAAGACCAATGAATTTTTTGGAATTAATAATGGAAAGGAGCTTGTACATGAGATTAAAAGAAAATTACTGCCTTATGATACAGAAAAACAGCCAATTTATCTGCTTCAGAAAGATGGCAAAAAGATCAGGCTGGAAGAATCGCAGGACCAGTTGTTGTCGGGACTTATGGTGCATAAGACAGCCAGGTATATTCTTACCTTTCCAAGAGATATTTCCAACATAATTTCTTAA